The Setaria italica strain Yugu1 chromosome VIII, Setaria_italica_v2.0, whole genome shotgun sequence genome includes the window tggataatttttataaagattagggagttactttagtttattttatataatgctagaggtaggtaatttagatatagattttggggattactttaggctattttcataatggtataggtgggtaattttttagaaaataaaaatagatccaatggctatgatgatttgagtataccgattgatggctagatgttttgattttttgtgagaatttcgaGAAATTCTCTattctttttctagagtgttcACCAAGGATCCTAGGTGATTTCACTAGcttggaggcttcaaaaggagcctccaattactaaaattagtaatagtaagatgggcAATGGAACTCTCTGTAACCTCATCGAGAGAGCATATGGCTTAATAAAGTGCCCATTAAAGAAGGTTATCCATCGCTTTTTGATATTGTGAGGAAAGGACATGCCACAGTACCGAAGGTgattttatgcatttaaatcTTCATCCCTAAACATATCCTTGAAGATAACCTAATtactgtaacacccaaaattccatcatgaaaataatgtaagcaacGAGTGTGTTTAGTTTTCCTTTCCTAAGAActaaataaattactttaattAAATTACAGTCTTTAATAAGTGGAAGAGCATTTGAATTTAATTTTAGAGGCGACACGTGTTTGATAAGTTTTTATCTttcgttttgttttgtttgaagtgttatttgaaaaaaagttcagaaaaaatataaatcctTTTCTCCCCTCCAATCCAATCTGCGGGCTCAAACTTTCTCCCCCTCTGTTTTCGCTGCTCACCCGCCACTCTCTCGTGCCTtcttgccgtcgccgcccaagaGCTTCGTGGCGCCGGTTCCTGTTTGCCGGCCCGAGCCTCTATCTTCctccccgctgccgccggtgaGCATTCCCTCCCCGCacctctctcttctccctcacCTGCGCTGGTCCCTCTCCCCACCGCGCCAAGCGCCAGCGAGGCCAGCTGTGAGCCGCTGGTGGTGCACCGCACTCCCTATCGTGCCCCTACGCGAGGTAGAAGATGAAAGGGATAAGGCTGTTTTGTTTTCAAGCCCTTGAACTCTCCGTTATTCCTTCTTTTAATTCATGTGCCTCGCAATCTATAGAAAACCCCCTTGCAAAACTTGTATTCTTTCATTCTAACCCAAGCCATATACTTTTACATATCTAACCCTGTACTTTTCTGTATTCGTAAGCACTGTTCCTTGAGTCTCAAGAAAATTCCCTTGCTAACACCTGAAAGCTATAGTTAATTCTAttttagcccctgaaacttgtttacTCCATATCTTCATCATTTTAACTCCGATTTCAACAATTCTTACGCTCACGCGACCGTCTCTGCATGAACGTTAGTTTTAGGAGTTTGTTTTTAGTCTTTTGtcatgtttggtgtactgttttatttattggttgttttgcttgtgtgatcgtgtagacgaAGTGCCGTTCGAGGAAGGTCAAGGTCAGGAGCAGTAGCCATTTGAAGTCGAGTACCAAcagtttgccgaggaaggcaagtggttaTCTCCCCCTGCATATTCTTTTTCGTCCCACTAATATCATGATTAACCACTTTATTAATTTTCTCTATGTGCATAATTTGATAggaatgcctattaaggacttacctagtttttaATCATGATCCTTATGTTGggtagaattgcttagttgcttaatttTGGGATGGTAATAATAATTTTGAGAATATTAATCATGAcctttatttatgctataccagTGTTAATACAAGAGCACTTGATTTAATcagaacatggagaaccacccaggaaaacaatgcaaccacaagaactatcatggctctggttttagctaattaattagaaactccagtttgaagcggtcttaccgaaagggcaagaggggcggcggtATATGGGATATAGCACCCGCTCTCTTGGGGAGTGGGCTTCGCTAAGACATTGTACCACTAGGGGGTTGTTATATCCTGCTACtgatccggaaaccttagcggattacttcttactagggaatctttgtaaaggcctctagtgtccctatgcaatcccacctcggaagtgtggtattgtgcctggccCGCACGACATGGTTGGTTTAAAgtttttttgaacttttacacgacttgtgggtaaagatgtgcaacctctaaagagtgtaaaactgatatatcagccgttctcacggttaagagcgacCTGGatcctcacatgataattgactTGAAGATGAGAATAAATCGTGGTCCCTTTATCTCTGGGTTTTTGTTAATGTTTTATGCTTAATtcggttggtataaacttacatctagtaaATAGGTGTtgttaataaaatttgaccaactaaaatgcTAACCGCTTAAAGCCTTTGAGCCTCTCCTTGTGAGgcttgcatgtttcccccacctgctgagtaccaaccataagtgtactcacccttgcccaaacgcTGCTCAAAACCTTGTGACGACGCggagttcttcgacgacttcAAGGAGTTCTAGGCGGGCGTtcaccagtcaagcctgtggagaagcttCGCTGTGTGTGTTAACttatcggtgaacgattaaagaccttcgtgtTTATCTTTCCGAGTGTAATAAGTTATCTTctgtttttatttatatttttgaacactgtctttgatgtattcacttatgaagtcaacatatgtgtgagaacggatTCTGGCACACATGCTATGCATTCGGTTTTGTCCAGAAACCGGGTGTAACAATTACATGTCATTATTCAGTTACACTTTTATCAAACATAATCACTCTTCCACAAGACAATCACTCTTCCACAGAATCAGGAgatggagcaggagcaggagcagcagacGTGCTTAAGCTGATTGCGTAGACGGGCTTCATGTTTGGGTAGAAGAGACCCCAATTCTGCTCCACGCCCTTGTCCTTCTGGTTCTCATTGAACATGGAGAAGACATACGTCTTGATTGGCTCCGGGTGCCGTGGCGTGCCCTTTCTTATGTGCTCGATCAGGTTTTGGTTGTAGATTTTTGCGTTCTCCGGTGTCGCCGCCTTGCCACCACCGGAGGGCCACCCGGTCTCCGACACCAGGACAGGTACATCGGACACACCGAGCTTCGCCATCGCCTCATAGAAGGCGTCGACGGTTGCATCAAAGAGGTTCTGGTAATTGTACTTGCCGTCCTTCACCACGGTTCCTGGAGCTGTGAAGAGTGCGTAGTCGACGTCCATGCCGGCCGTGTTGTAGGCGTAGGTGAAGTACGGGTAGATGTTGGCCATGAGCGGTGCGCCAGTACGTGCCAGGAACTTCAGGACCGGGCCCATGAACCCCTGCGCCTCCTTGGTGAAATTGCCACCGGAGGGCTTGTTGAACACCACTATGGCCTGCGACACCGACGTGGTGACCTTGATGTGGCCAAGACCAGCTGCGTCGAGCGCAGAATGGACATTCTCCATGGCTGGAGCAAGAAGGTCCGCCGCTTTGCCAGCCACCTCGTTGCCGACGGCGATGTAGCCGAACGAGACCGAGGGGTAGGCTTCGATGTTATCGCGgacccaggcggcggcggctttcGCGTCGGTGAGGTTGGACAGCACATCGTTGGGCGCGCCCACGAGGACACGGATGTTGGTGCCAGCCAAGGCCTGGAGCGCCGCCTTGTCGGGCGCATATATCCGAATTGCCTTGATGCCGTTGGATTTGTACATGCTGATGACGGTGCTCGCCGGCGGTAGGTCACTGCCGCTCATGCCGTAGCACACCCCGATGGAATCCACGCCTGGAAGCACCAAGTATAGATGTACCTCCATTATTAGTGCGGTAGGTGTTAATGATGGTTGATGTTTTGATTTAAATCCATGTTTTGCGTTCTTTTTTTACATGCATGAAACAAGTACGAATTAAGCTTAGAGAGAGACTCACTTTGGGGGATGGAAGCAATGATTCCGAGGAGTAATGCCATGGCAAACATGCTTGAAGCTGCACCTTGCCTTGCCATTGTGAAGCTCTCTTATTCTCTTTTAAGGCTTATATGGATCACACATCTGTTAGAAACAAACCGTTGCCTGCAGCTTGCTTATATAGATGCCGAGCAGACAGAATTAGGTCTCCAGGACCGGCAATATTTTAGCCAATACCAATTGACTATAGCTAGGAGCAGCCAAACTCTTGGTTATTACACAAGCCACATCAGCAACCTAATATTCAAATCATGCAGGAATAGGCTTGTGCTTAGGCTATTTGTGTCAATGAAGCTCCGGTTTCATCCAAATAtttgtgttaccaaccgggataaaaggggggtcttttatcccggttggtgtttcaaaccgggataaaaggtctctcagagtctttttttcccactagcctttgcaaccgggataaaaggtcccggttggtgagccccccaccagtgaccgagttttagtcccggttggtgaaccttttatctcgggccaactttaaaccgggacaaaagggggcgcatggaaagccaattctctactagtgggtaccatgcatgcatgtagcaTTACTACAGATCAACCTAGTAATCAGTTTGAAACCTTTTGGACAGGTGGTTTTCTAACCGATTGTGCCTTAGCATCTCTAGAAATAAACTTCCAACAGTTGGGTGAGCAACCGATAGTAGAAACATATTTATACCTTCGGTTCTTGTCGATAACCAAATGTACAAAGCAGTTTAACTAACAGCCGGTTCGTCAGACAAACCGTGTTACAAAACAACTTGCGCACATCATAGTCAAACAAAGCCattatattatatattattAATGTTATGCATCAATAATTCACACATAATGCATCGCAGGCATCAATGAATTCCTTAGTTCATCACATATCACATCATCGTCACTAGAAGCACAGGATTTTTCAAGTTTAGAACAAGGGGTATTATTCACTCCTAACATTATCTAGTCTTCATGCATGGTTCACATCAATAATATCAAGTTCGAAAACTGTCTCTAGACTAATTAGTGCCCTCATGAGTGCACTATCGCGGGCAAGAAAAAAACATCCAAAGGACATCTATAAATGGTGAAGCTGCACGTATAGATAAAGGAAAAAGCTATTGCGCGCTCAGTCGCGTGCTCGCGCGGAAGTGCGCGACCGCATTCGGCCCACGTACATATTAAAGAGGCATGTTTACTTGCCTAAAGTTTTATTAGACCTTTTTATCGTGTGCTTGCAAGGGTGGATGGGAAGAGGCTCAAATAGGACACGCATTGCGAGATAGGACACACCCGTGCGGCTCGCTCCAGCTTTGGACGGTACTGGACTGCCGCGGTCcatgcatttttatttttgttttatctttttaaaATGTGATAAATTTTTTCTTGATTGTCCATTTTTAATTCCGATTGCACCACTATATTCCATACAACAAGATCTACAAAACTAGACCCACGATGCATATGTTTCGGAATAAATTTTATGGACTAGCAACTTATGTTGAATGCGCAATAACTACTTATGTACCAAGTGTAACAATTTGTGTGTAAACTTAACAACAGAATATATACATAGGTTGCTACAAACATATACTTTTACCTAAAATTGTTGCATCTATAGAATATCTAAGTAAGTTGCGAAATTGTCTCTACAAAAATTAATGCATTATTACAATATAACTTGTTATCAAACATACAATTAGATTTAAATGTACATGCTTTGTAGTTTGGGTTTACATAAACTATAAATGTTACCCTCATGTTATTACCTATCTAAAATATCTACATAGGTTGCTAAATTATCTCCATAGAGGTTGTGATATCAGACATACTACATAAGTTGTTATGGCTTTTGCACACAAATGGTTACACATTCTTTTATATAAGTTGATACATTTGTCTCTACAAAAATTTCCTACTAGATTACTAGACACATAGTATATGCGGCTATATAGTCTTTAGACAAGTTTACATTGCCTCTACATAATATGCCACACTATATCTATAAAAGTTGTCTCTTGGTCTACACATAAGTTTCATACTTAAACTGCTACATACTTTGTACATAAGTTGCTATGTACAATCAATATAAGTTGTCTCTCATGTAAAAACACGTCAAAACATATCGAatatggatcttgttttgtagatttTATTATAATAAGCACAATGGTGCAAACGGATTTAAAAATGGATACTTTGTGAGAGAGTAATGCTTATTTAAAGAAAAGGTGGCTAATTTTTCTTACTGATGTCAGCATCAACATCATTTGGAAACCGACGTCTCCGCATATATTACTCCATATGCTTCTGCGAGGTGTCTTTCTCTATTCGTGTTTCAGATGAATCAGAGACATGTGGTGACACCGGATAGGGGTCATGCGCATGGTGTTTGCACGACCCGTCGCGCGTTATCTCGGTCCATAGATAAATTCAAGTCCACATAAACATGCATGATACACTATGCCACAATGTTTTATGGGGACACCTCATATTTATTCCAAGGGCAAATGTCACAGTCAGTAATCAGTTCTAGAAATCATCGCCATTTCTAGAGGTGCATAAAGGGTGTGCATTGGCTAAGCTATTGGGTAATTAATCGACAGCACGAAGGCATGTCATCAAACATTGATTGCACAACTATGGTGTTTTCCTTAAACAATAGGTGGTGATTTCATTGTAGTCTATGTGTTTGATGAAGCTCATAGTCCAATTTATTTTCCATTTAAGTATAATTATGGTTCAATGATATTAGTGTACTAGAGGTATGAATCTGTTTATGCAAAAGGCGAGAGCTACAAAATCCTTAGTTGACACGTGTGCATTGAGACCGGTTGCAGCGAACGGACGCGTGGCGTTCCCTCCATCTCTCCAAGAGACCGTAAGCCACCCGACCTTATCCCTACCGGCCTTCCCCTTTCGTTTCCCTTCAGTTCTCTCCCGTCCTCTAATCCTCcgtcctcctccccatcctctcTCTAAGATCTCAATCCACCTCCAAAAATAGATTCACTAGGGCTTATGCTCACCGGCAGGCAAGGTGTCGCGGCCACATCAGAGAAGAAAGGGTGGGATTAGGGTCATTAGGTTTTGTGGCTGCCTGTGGCAGCAGCAGAATTAATTGAAGGTTGCAGCTTGCAGAGGGAACTCCAGCTAGCATGGTAGTGGTAGCGGTTGGCATTGCATGTCCTACTTGCCTCTCTCGCTCCGGCTACGATTTACATCCCCCTTATCCTCATGTGAGCCTAACCATGGACCAGGAAATCATGGCTCCTCGAGCTATGGCCACCGCGGGGGCAACCCGCACATGCCATCCTTGACGCCGAACATGGAGAGCGCTGGCTCAAGTAGGGCAGCACAGGTGCCTGTTTGGATTAATTGAAGAATACTTTTGCACTGGTACCAATAGATTCACACACGATCATTCATTTTGTTGTGATTAGCCTCAATGCAGGGCAGGGGAGACCATGGAGGCTGCGATATTGATATCAGGGTTTGTTGATGGCCACGTGCTCACAGGTTCATGTCAAACTTCATCTTTGGCTACCACATTAGGTGCGTGTTGCTTCAGCAACTAAAGTAGTGTTCCCTTGAGTCTGGCTTGTCTTTCTTACATTGGTAGTTTGGCATAGTTCTGGTTCTCATTCCACCACTGCATGGCATTAGAATAGAGAACACAACCAATGTATACCCtttgatttgaaaaaaaaatacttttgtTACTCTGGAGTTAGCATTTTCTTTTTAGAGTAAAAGGTACTACTATTTGTGTAGGTTTGTCCAAAATGCTTCTAAATATTTGATGGGCAAGTATGCAGACTGCATGTTTGTAAATAAATTATTATATCTAATGTTTATTCCATTTTACTTTCATTTAAAGAAGAGCTTTCAACTAAATACATACAAAAAGGCCCCAAATAATGATTGAAAGTTTACATGAAGTGTATATAAAGTTATGTATATGCCATTTCAAAGTTGAATCCGGATGTACAAAAAGCCCCCCAATAATTATTTGAAGGTTTATAATCATTATGTATTTAGTTTTGTATGTACCATTTAAAAGTTAAGGGGTGTACAGAAATTTCTAGAAAGTTTGTAATACACATATATAAAAAGATTTTGGATCTGCTATGTTGTAGCTTCTTTTTTTGCTAGAACTATGCAGTGGATGCTTTCTCCTTGTGCAGATCTCAACCTTTTTCCTTGGTTGCCTTGTGCTTGGCACCACGGATTTCCATTCTCCTCTTCTGCTTCACTAAATGTTTCAATTCACAAATTATGCGCATGATATATTTTAGAGCCCGGTAGATAAGTACACAGCCTGTTGTATGTGTTCATAATAAATCATTTCAAATAGAAATATCCAGTATGCAATATGAAAGTTTTGTATGTGGAAAGTTTTCATTTTGCAATTTAAATGCTTTCAATATCCAAGTATTAAGCCTTTGGCCTTGAAGCTTAAAGTTTTCACGTGCAATTCAAAACTTAGCTTGGAAGTGCGATGCACAAAGTTTCTAGATATATGCTTCAAAGTTTGAGAATAATATGTTGAAAGTGGCATGTATAAAGTTTAAAACTTCAGATAATAAAATCTACCATTTTTTGTATTAAGTATCTAATTTGTTGGTAGATAGTTTCTACTAATTTTGTATGAGGTTTTTTATCCACTAGTAGAAAGCTCTTTAGTTGAAAATTTTTAACCAATGATTATGAAGTTTTAAAGCTGTGAGCACAAAGTTTGAAATGTGCTACTATAGTGTAGAATGTTCCTCAATTTTGGTACTGCAAAGTTTTGGAGTGAGAATATAATGGTAGTATATGCATGAAACCTCACAGTTGTGGTAAGACTAAGGTAGTGGATTGAGTCGAAATAAACTCTCTAAGATGCTATCTGTCAATAAGAATATATTTTGTGGTATTTACCATAGAACAACACTACCAAAGCTTTGTTGGGTTTTTTAGTTTGTATTGTATGTGTGGAACTGAAAGAGACTATGGCTATTCATGATCTAGCGGTCAGAAGTGTGAGTAATATTCAATTTTTCAATACCTTTTGAGGAGGTAGCTGAATACTGTGTATAAGCTATATTTTTAAAGTTTCTGCTGATGCAAATGTCAACCAATTAGAATGCATGATCATGCCCTTGGAGCATATACTAGTGGACATGGTCACCCAATCCATGATAGCAACCATGAATTTCACTTTTTTATGCACAACTATCATTTTTCTAATTTAGCAATATATGGTAGCATGCTTTGAAGTTTTTGTACATGAATTTCAAAgttatatacatacatacatacatatatatatatatatatatatatatatatatatgggtcCAAAGTTTTCAATATCTATGCCTAAAGTTTCTTTTTGTTCTCCCAACATgacatgaaatatttttttaggcATACCAGTTTAATCATGTAAATTAAGGGGGTTCAAACTGTTTTATCATACTATTTTGATATATTCATTTTCTATGTTCAATATCTTTAAATTTTTTGCCCAAAATTTTCTGCAGACATGCACATTTAAAGTTCCTGCATATCTGCAACCAAAGGTTTTAGTTAGTAGTGTCGAAGTTTATAATGCGCCCTTTAAAGTTTTTGAGACATGGGAAGTTTTTGGACACAATATatgaaatttatttatttattaggcACAAAAGGGTTTGATATGTGACTTGAAAGTTAGTGACAATAGGAGTAGAATTTATTTGATTCAGAAGTTTTCATATTCACATTGCAAGATCTTGAGTTCAAGAACGATATGGTATGTCATTTCTTCCCTGCCCAGGCTAACAAGATCTACATCTATTGTTATCGTTGGTGATATGCATGTTGGTATTTTGTTTCAGAAGCCAGTAGTATGCAGACAAATTCACCCTGCTATTGGTTTAATTTCATTGTGTAAATAGTTCTTTCTTGGATGCTTCCCTAGATTGGTAGTTAGTTCTGCAATGTGAATATGAGAATCGCTACTTTTAGTTTCTATTTGACCATGCCATCAGATTCATTGCATTGcggttttgggtagcaacaaCTCAGTTTAGTACTCAAGGCACTAGTGAAGATAGTGTATCATACAGATAATACTTGAGCCCAAGGAGGTTCTATTCCTAGAAAAAAAAGTATCATTGTAAAAATGTATGCCTCTAGCATCTATAACTGGTTTTACATAAGATTTTGCTCCATTATATCCTGATGGTCCATGAAATTTCTATAGGAGTTGACATGCAAGGTTACAAGGGTAGGAAACTAGGGATCATCTACACAAATGATACTTGGCAACATATAATAGCATCCTTGGAGTTATTCTATACAAACTTCAAAGTTTTAATTCTTTGGTTTCAAAGTTTAAATCTATGGGTTCAAAGTTTTAAATCTCTAGGGTCCAAAGTTCTAAATCTCTAGGTTCAAAGTTCTAAATCATTGGGTCCAAATTTTAATTCTCAAATTTTCATGGCTTGATGTTTTGAAATTGCATGCTAAGGTTGGcctaaaaaaatagaaatgacTATGTATGCATGCACCATTCTATTGTCAATGTTTTCAAAACACGCTGGTGTGAAGCAGTTAAATTTAGAAGTTTAACCTTTTGGAATTAAAAGTTTAAAAGTTGGGAGTACAAAGTTTATAATGTTATAGTATAAAATTCCTATATTTGGGAGTCCAAATTTGTTTGAATCATAAAGTTCCTATATATGATTTTTAAAAAGTATTAGACCTTATATTAATAATTTCTAAATGTGCTAGTACAAAGTTCTTTGAATTAGTAGTCTCACCTTTTGTAAGTACAGAGTTTCGTAGCTAGGAGTGTAAAGTTCATAATGTGATGGTACAAAGTTCCTAAATCTAGAGGGCAAAGTTTTGGAATTACAAAGTTTTGTATTTACGAGTGTAATGTTTGAAATGTGCAAGTAGTaagttttatttatttgtatTGTAAAGTTTAGAAAAATGAAGGTTTGTAGAACTCTTTTTCATAAGAGCTCTGCAACCATGAAATCTCTATTGATGTAAGAACTACTAAACCTAGAAATAGAACTCTTGATGTAAGATGTAGTTATTTCATAGTTCTTACATCATCACAAATTATTCTACCCTCCCACAAGGCTTTGAATTTAATGTGTGCTTTTTTTAAGGAAGAAAAATGGATCCAACACAAATTATGCTAGCAATTTTACATGTAGCATCATTTTTCTACACTCCTAAATTATATGTGTTTCAAAGTTTTTATTGTACGACTTATAAGCTCTTCCTAATAGCATACAATGTTTTTTATATGTGATAGGAAAGTTAGGGGTgtacaaagttttagatctatATGTTGAAAGTTGGGGTATAAAGTTATTCAATAGTTTTTCATATTCTATTATAAAGTGCCATGTACAGAATTGTTATAAAGCTTTTTGAATTACGAAAGCGTAAGTTTTTTTCAAATGCATTCAATATTGTTATGAGTTTGAGATGCCTGGATTTCTTGCTTCCTTTTTTGACTACAtttatctctttctttcttgcaGGGTATTAGTGTGGACTAATATCACGCTGTGATGAAACCTGATTTCATAAAACAAGTAGTTTTGTCTGTTTTCCTACCTTTGTTGACACAATTTTTATCTGCATACTATGTTGTAAAATGTTTTTTGATGTTTGGAATTGATTAGCTGATCGTTCATAACAAGAAAagtatttttttcaaattagAGCTTTCGCATTCATATGCATCTGAAAGTCACTCCCGCCGCCCTATTTTCTACCCACTCACCCGCTATCcgggaaagggaaaaaaaactcatGCCAAAAGTTAGATATGGGAAATGGGAAAAACCGTCTAAAGCAAGATGAGAAAACAAACAATAGAAAATATGCGCACATGACCAGGGAGGAAATATATTTGCTATGGTGGATTGGCCGAATAAACAATTGTATTTGTCATCACCTAATCCCTATGCGAGCTCGTTCATCCGCACCCTGTGGCGGCGAACGATCGCCCAATAATGGTCCCGCGAGAGCTATGTCTTCTATCTAACAAATTATGGATAGACCTTATACTGATATTGATATAGATAACCCTTTGATTATATTGCACCCTATAAGCAGGTATAGGTTGCTTATAAGGGATGGTGTGAAAACAAGCATCAACCAAACAACCTAGAGCAAACGCCCGGGGCATGTGCATTGTAGTCTGATCTCTGAACTGGCattcactggtagagaattgaccttta containing:
- the LOC101776724 gene encoding lichenase-2, which codes for MARQGAASSMFAMALLLGIIASIPQSVDSIGVCYGMSGSDLPPASTVISMYKSNGIKAIRIYAPDKAALQALAGTNIRVLVGAPNDVLSNLTDAKAAAAWVRDNIEAYPSVSFGYIAVGNEVAGKAADLLAPAMENVHSALDAAGLGHIKVTTSVSQAIVVFNKPSGGNFTKEAQGFMGPVLKFLARTGAPLMANIYPYFTYAYNTAGMDVDYALFTAPGTVVKDGKYNYQNLFDATVDAFYEAMAKLGVSDVPVLVSETGWPSGGGKAATPENAKIYNQNLIEHIRKGTPRHPEPIKTYVFSMFNENQKDKGVEQNWGLFYPNMKPVYAISLSTSAAPAPAPSPDSVEE